From the Nerophis ophidion isolate RoL-2023_Sa linkage group LG18, RoL_Noph_v1.0, whole genome shotgun sequence genome, one window contains:
- the col4a3 gene encoding collagen alpha-5(IV) chain has product MTGEPGGPGLPGPPGPAGLPGSPGLSGSPGEKGQEGPSPVIPGPQGQKGGRGPPGVPGQKGIKLYAEGPKELKGEPGYVGEKGCPGPTGPPGKTGLKGDKGERGDPGTLGKQGKDGLLGELGQPGEPGDPGYLGPPGIDGAQGEKGDFGPPGPPGEILLRHRFLKGQRGIPGPPGPGGDPGEPGLIGFPGLQGEPGEGPPGQPGPKGPPGFTGPKGEPGEPGPFVIGRPGQPGAPGATGSEGEPGEPGIPELLQGDGGLPGSKGLKGLMGPSGTRGQEGPEGEKGEVCLVCPAVVGPPGPPGEPGKPGADGQRGAPGTLGPKGHNGVKGIAGVPGPQGLFGIPGQPGAPGLTGVPGIVRRIGQKGDVGDQGITGPPGREGAEGLSGIPGPNGTPGLKGNLGPQGPKGDRGPVGETGPSGPIGQMGPSGLPGIGVPGLPGPPGDVGVLGQRGDPGVPGEKGSPGEIITIQGDPGQKGIKGSSGNPGQEGVMGPPGNLGLVGPKGEKGEEGFTVQGPPGFPGVKGLKGLPGGPGLASYGSKGRSGPSGPPGRPGLKGDAGFGFPGQLGQLGPQGEDGSLGEPGSEGPSGTFGVPGSAGLDGLPGPKGCSGLDGVPGPPGPVGTCFPGRPGSVGRQGPMGLIGFPGPRGEKGQLGDPGLPGMGALGPLGPFGVPGFDGTPGPPGPIGLKGQSGTTGEPGIPGIRGDMGLPGVRGSPGDIGKPGEAGSPGPQGQVGVDGTTGSQGPPGPWGDPGEIGPKGEQITVQIYGNPGDLGEPGTPGLSGAIGNQGTPGSPGRDGTNGRPGSAGPQGLSGEPGRDGEIGPPGSCGLPGNRGDLGKPGWKGEKGSLGPCGNPGFDGNVGLEGLKGAKGEPSLPGPGPKGQSGEKGQPGCPGPPGTQGAPGNRGDDGPPGHCGPCGPKGNTGPPGCRGPPGSSGNKGCDGPPGVSGPPGPSGLTGNKGAPGDPGLPGFRGSQGQDGIPGPPGEKGAMGAPGFGARGAEGTKGPPGCAGEKGSSGTCGHPGPSGPEGNPGCPGPPGSPGPPGLRGRPGLCTEGDKGGKGLSGERGTTGPPGCQGPPGPPGPGFKGDKGTKGATGNPGIPGCHGDIGQRGRPGEDGPQGVPGLKGLMGETGVTGPVGMKGEDGPPGLKGSHGPPGPPGRQGVKGKDVSREVVVLPGDQGLPGDEGLPGEPGSPGTRGRPGSTGPKGSRGVVGRRGWPGFPGMKGDIGDRGVPGTTGVMGTQGPRGGKGPRGSPGPCEDVPEKDGFLFTRHSQEVFVPECPAGSSKVYSGFSLLFINGNNRAHGQDLGALGSCLPRFSTMPFLFCNTDNTCRYAARNDYSYWLSTNQPGLSTMAFISGPLLKNYISRCTVCEATANVITVHSQTRELPPCPSGWDSLWSGFSFVMETGVGAEGSGQPLSSPGSCLENFRKIPFIECHGRGTCNFYTDSYSYWLAALNPDDMFSKPRPQTEAGDLPEDFISHCRVCSKRL; this is encoded by the exons GGAAAACAAGGAAAGGACGGGCTCCTCGGAGAACTTGGGCAACCG GGAGAACCAGGAGATCCAGGGTACCTGGGCCCCCCAGGCATCGATGGAGCACAG GGCGAGAAAGGCGACTTTGGTCCTCCGGGTCCTCCAGGCGAG ATTTTGTTGAGGCACAGATTCCTGAAGGGTCAGCGTGGTATTCCCGGACCACCCGGACCAGGAGGAGACCCCGGCGAACCAG GACTTATCGGGTTCCCTGGACTGCAGGGCGAGCCAG GGGAGGGTCCACCTGGTCAACCGGGCCCTAAGGGACCACCTGGCTTTACAGGCCCAAAAGGAGAACCAGGGGAGCCAGGGCCGTTCGTTATTGGCCGTCCAGGACAACCTGGGGCCCCAGGAGCTACCGGGTCTGAGGGAGAACCAGGAGAACCAGGAATACCAG AATTACTGCAAGGAGATGGTGGACTTCCAGGTTCCAAAGGCTTGAAAGGCCTGATGGGACCTTCGGGGACCAGAGGACAGGAAGGCCCGGAAG GCGAGAAGGGGGAGGTGTGCTTGGTCTGTCCGGCTGTCGTGGGACCCCCTGGACCTCCAGGCGAACCAGGGAAACCGGGTGCAGATGGGCAGAGAG GTGCACCTGGAACTCTTGGACCCAAAGGTCACAATGGGGTGAAAGGTATTGCCGGAGTACCTGGTCCACAG GGCCTCTTTGGCATCCCAGGACAGCCAGGAGCTCCTGGTTTAACTGGTGTACCTGGCATTGTGAGGAGGATCGGACAGAAGGGTGATGTAGGGGACCAAGGAATCACTGGACCTCCAGGCCGTGAGGGCGCAGAAGGACTTTCTGGAATACCAGGACCCAACGGGACACCAGGACTGAAGGGAAACCTT GGACCCCAAGGACCAAAAGGTGACAGAGGTCCTGTTGGAGAGACTGGTCCAAGCGGCCCGATAGGACAAATGGGGCCGTCGGGGCTTCCAGGCATCGGGGTTCCAGGACTTCCAGGACCCCCAGGCGATGTTGGAGTTTTAGGCCAGCGAGGAGATCCTGGTGTACCAG GAGAAAAAGGTTCTCCTGGTGAAATCATAACCATTCAGGGAGATCCTGGTCAGAAGGGGATAAAGGGTTCATCTGGGAATCCTGGACAGGAAG GTGTGATGGGACCCCCTGGGAATCTTGGACTGGTAGGTCCAAAGGGAGAAAAGGGAGAGGAAGGATTTACTGTCCAGGGTCCTCCAGGCTTCCCAGGGGTGAAGG GACTCAAGGGCCTTCCAGGAGGTCCAGGTTTGGCAAGTTACGGAAGCAAAGGGCGCTCTGGACCATCAGGGCCTCCGGGAAGACCGGGCTTGAAG GGGGATGCTGGCTTTGGTTTTCCGGGTCAGCTCGGCCAATTAGGGCCACAAGGAGAAGATGGCTCTCTGGGAGAACCGGGATCTGAAGGTCCCAGTGGGACTTTTGGCGTTCCAGGATCTGCTGGGTTGGATGGACTTCCAGGTCCCAAAG GTTGTAGTGGTCTGGATGGTGTTCCAGGACCACCTGGTCCTGTTGGAACTTGTTTTCCAGGAAGACCTGGATCTGTAGGAAGGCAAGGTCCGATGGGACTCATTGGCTTCCCAG GACCCAGAGGTGAAAAGGGCCAGCTAGGTGATCCTGGGCTGCCTGGCATGGGAGCCCTCGGACCCCTAGGACCATTTGGGGTTCCGGGATTTGATGGAACTCCAGGTCCACCAGGACCCATTGGGTTGAAGGGACAGAGTGGGACCACTGGTGAACCAGGAATCCCAG GTATCAGGGGAGACATGGGTCTTCCAGGAGTCCGTGGAAGTCCAGGGGACATAGGGAAGCCAGGAGAGGCTGGTAGTCCTGGGCCACAAG GTCAGGTGGGTGTAGATGGTACCACAGGCTCCCAGGGGCCACCAGGGCCTTGGGGAGACCCAGGGGAGATAGGACCCAAAGGGGAACAGATCACTGTGCAGATATATGGAAACCCTGGAGACCTTGGAGAGCCTG GAACTCCAGGTCTGAGTGGTGCTATAGGCAATCAGGGTACCCCAGGATCTCCAGGTCGTGACGGCACCAATGGTAGACCTGGAAGTGCTGGacctcaag GACTTTCTGGAGAACCTGGTAGAGATGGAGAGATAGGCCCTCCTGGTTCCTGTGGTCTTCCCGGCAATCGTGGTGATCTCGGAAAGCCAG GTTGGAAAGGGGAAAAGGGATCCTTAGGGCCTTGTGGAAATCCCGGTTTTGATGGAAATGTTGGACTGGAGGGACTAAAGGGTGCAAAAGGGGAACCCAGTTTACCTGGACCTGGACCTAAAGGACAGTCTGGAGAGAAG GGACAGCCAGGTTGTCCAGGTCCTCCAGGTACACAGGGGGCCCCAGGAAATAGAGGAGACGACGGTCCTCCAGGACATTGTGGTCCCTGTGGCCCTAAAGGAAACACTGGACCTCCTGGATGCAGAG GTCCACCGGGCTCTTCTGGTAACAAAGGTTGTGATGGGCCTCCAGGGGTCAGCGGACCTCCAGGACCTAGCGGTCTTACAG GTAACAAGGGGGCTCCTGGAGATCCTGGTTTACCTGGGTTCAGAGGTAGCCAGGGGCAGGATGGAATACCAGGACCTCCTGGTGAAAAAGGAGCCATGGGAG CACCTGGATTCGGAGCCAGAGGAGCAGAAGGGACAAAAGGTCCACCAG GTTGTGCTGGAGAAAAGGGATCCTCTGGTACATGTGGTCATCCAGGGCCATCTGGTCCCGAAGGAAATCCAGGTTGTCCTGGACCTCCTGGGTCCCCTGGACCTCCTGGTCTTCGTGGCAGGCCGGGACTCTGCACTGAAGGAGACAAAGGAGGAAAAGGACTAAGTGGAGAGCGAGGGACCACAG GTCCGCCGGGTTGTCAAGGTCCTCCTGGTCCTCCAGGTCCTGGATTTAAAGGAGATAAGGGAACTAAAGGGGCAACAGGTAACCCTGGAATACCTGGTTGCCATGGAGATATTGGCCAGCGAGGCAGGCCG GGTGAAGACGGACCACAAGGAGTACCGGGACTTAAAGGCCTAATGGGAGAAACTGGTGTTACAGGACCTGTCG GTATGAAGGGCGAGGATGGTCCACCGGGCCTCAAAGGTTCTCATGGACCTCCAGGACCTCCTGGTAGACAAG GAGTGAAGGGAAAGGACGTGTCCCGGGAGGTAGTGGTCTTACCAGGAGACCAAGGATTGCCAGGAGATGAGGGACTTCCAGGAGAACCAGGGAGCCCAGGAACCAGAGGGAGACCTGGTAGTACAG GCCCTAAAGGTAGTCGAGGGGTGGTTGGGCGGAGGGGCTGGCCTGGTTTTCCCGGGATGAAAGGCGACATTGGTGACAGAGGAGTACCAGGAACAACAG GTGTCATGGGTACACAAGGTCCTAGGGGTGGAAAAGGTCCTCGGGGTTCGCCAGGTCCATGTGAGGATGTACCAGAGAAGGACGGCTTCCTGTTCACCCGGCACAGTCAGGAGGTTTTTGTCCCGGAATGCCCTGCAGGATCCAGCAAAGTGTACAGCGGATTTTCCCTGCTTTTCATCAACGGGAACAACCGAGCTCACGGACAAGACCTGG GTGCTCTAGGGAGTTGTCTGCCTCGTTTTAGCACAATGCCTTTCCTCTTCTGTAACACGGACAACACCTGTCGCTACGCCGCACGTAACGACTACTCCTATTGGCTCTCCACCAACCAACCGGGGCTCAGCACCATGGCCTTCATCTCAGGGCCGCTACTGAAGAATTACATCAGCCG GTGCACGGTGTGTGAGGCCACGGCCAACGTGATCACGGTCCACAGTCAGACCCGTGAGCTTCCCCCGTGTCCGTCTGGCTGGGACTCCCTGTGGTCCGGTTTCTCCTTTGTCATG GAAACCGGCGTGGGGGCCGAGGGCTCGGGCCAGCCGCTTTCGTCGCCTGGATCCTGTCTGGAGAATTTCCGCAAAATCCCGTTCATCGAGTGCCACGGCAGGGGGACTTGTAACTTCTACACCGACTCGTACAGCTACTGGCTCGCCGCTCTCAACCCGGACGACATGTTCAG CAAACCAAGACCTCAAACGGAAGCTGGAGACCTTCCAGAAGACTTCATCAGTCACTGCAGAGTGTGTTCCAAGCGTCTGTGA